In Plasmodium malariae genome assembly, chromosome: 11, the following proteins share a genomic window:
- the MQO gene encoding malate:quinone oxidoreductase, putative, which translates to MIRLRNILSRYKTKGHFTEGPAYDYGNSENLILGKRKFSSSSLKAANEKKEEKKMEINIMKEQELHNDVYDTVVIGGGVTGTALLFLLSKFTNLKKLALIERRDDYALVASHGKNNSQTIHCGDIETNYTFEKAKYIKRYADLLRNYLSNLPKEKRQDISRVTQKMVLGVGEKECQFLEDRYPIFKKLFKTMKLYNKEDIREVEPKVALKDDYTLRNEMLYALYMPPELTTCDYQKLSRSFVESALCSSGSGSASINFNYNSSDNSGRGSNSGGSSHSSSSKSGHSNNKNISINLSTEVLNIEEINDSLYKIYTSKGVIKARFVVVCACGHSLLIAQKMNYGTEYSCMPVAGSFYFTDNILNGKVYTIQNPALPFAAVHGDPDIIENGKTRFGPTALPLPLLERDNKKTIIDFLKVWNPDINLFHVYFNLFKDMTMLKYICRNFLFEIPILNKYIFLKDVRKIIPSLTINDLTYCVGYGGVRPQLINKKSRKLILGEGKIDPGKNIIFNITPSPGATTCLGNGEFDMNTICERLNATVNKDQVNKFLYQGEYPVDYL; encoded by the coding sequence ATGATAAGACTTAGAAATATTTTGAGCAGGTATAAAACGAAGGGGCACTTCACAGAGGGGCCTGCATATGACTATGGAAATAgtgaaaatttaatattaggaaaaagaaaatttagtTCTTCTTCATTAAAAGCAGCAAATGAGaagaaggaagaaaaaaaaatggaaataaatattatgaaagaGCAAGAATTACATAATGATGTATATGACACAGTGGTTATAGGTGGAGGTGTAACTGGTACAGCATTACTATTCTTACTAtcaaaatttacaaatttaaaaaaattagcttTAATAGAAAGAAGAGATGATTATGCGTTAGTAGCATCCCATGGAAAGAATAACAGTCAGACAATACACTGTGGTGATATTGAAACAAATTATACATttgaaaaagcaaaatatataaaaagatatgCTGACTTGttaagaaattatttatccAATTTACCAAAAGAAAAGAGACAAGATATATCTAGAGTAACTCAAAAAATGGTATTAGGGGTAGGGGAAAAAGAATGTCAATTTTTAGAGGACAGGTATCCTATATTTAAGAAGTTATTTAAAActatgaaattatataacaagGAAGATATAAGAGAAGTGGAGCCAAAGGTAGCATTAAAGGATGATTACACACTCAGAAATGAAATGCTATATGCTTTATACATGCCACCAGAGTTGACTACGTGCGACTATCAGAAGTTATCGCGAAGTTTTGTCGAATCGGCTTTATGTTCTAGCGGCAGCGGCAGTGCTAGCATTAATTTTAACTACAACAGTAGTGATAATAGTGGTAGAGGTAGTAATAGTGGCGGCAGCAGTCATAGTAGCAGCAGCAAAAGTGGGCatagtaacaataaaaacATCTCCATCAACCTGTCGACGGAAGTGCTGAACATAGAGGAGATAAACGACAGtctgtataaaatatatacaagtaaAGGAGTTATAAAAGCACGGTTCGTTGTAGTATGTGCTTGTGGTCATTCTCTACTTATAGcacaaaaaatgaattatggAACGGAATATAGTTGTATGCCAGTAGCAGGCAGTTTTTATTTCActgataatatattaaatggaAAAGTATATACAATCCAAAATCCAGCATTGCCATTTGCAGCAGTACATGGCGATCCGGATATTATTGAGAATGGAAAAACAAGATTTGGTCCAACTGCTTTACCTTTACCCTTACTTGAAagagataataaaaaaacaataatagattttttaaaagtatggAATCcagatataaatttatttcatgtctattttaatttgtttaaagATATGACTATGTTAAAGTATATTTGTCGAAATTTCTTGTTTGAAATACcgatattaaataaatatatatttctaaaagaTGTAAGGAAAATTATACCATCTTTAACAATTAATGATTTGACATACTGTGTTGGTTATGGAGGGGTTAGACCTCAacttataaacaaaaaaagtagaaaGCTAATATTAGGAGAAGGTAAAATTGATCCGggtaaaaatatcatatttaatattactcCTTCCCCTGGTGCTACAACCTGCTTAGGTAATGGTGAGTTTGACATGAACACTATTTGTGAAAGGTTAAATGCGACTGTAAACAAGGACCAAGTGAACAAGTTCCTCTATCAGGGTGAGTACCCCGTTGATTATCTCTGA
- the PmUG01_11046500 gene encoding ras GTPAse, putative, protein MESLKILVLGDLGVGKSSFLKLISERFNEIYPINVFDYFMYLDEEEEKKQFINARDLAQNNSTKQNVETIVESMFFQAKKNFLEFIENKMNAKNFFYEERHKYTYGFEIFTFLWNRNNDYNNNIFEKNIPLNIIKKEENLTSNTVLYGNKKDSGSINIIHSSHRGNSDSSDSPANLDDVLLVEFFEIGGVQSYSYIRNIFYEKHDGILLVYDSSNNKSYHNLVKWLYELYINTKPPSDIFCRAKKEQNRIWEFFQYTEINKKKKKKNSDDIIISPTRKEIKENYENYYNMKNKKYNEEEDLFLSDEISDIEKGHITHKEDILKGEIPIACIATKIDKKNSKQKPAFVKTPKTSYFYKMFFSDPLSNESIYGNRDNLKIKKEILKKLEDHISQAIEIKASSIDCVVDIEKFISFLKCVYNKKYNSPKTHLYR, encoded by the coding sequence ATGGAGAGCTTGAAAATCCTCGTGCTCGGAGATCTCGGCGTGGGAAAAAGTTCATTTTTGAAATTGATAAGCGAAAGGTTTAACGAGATTTACCCAATTAACGTCTTCGATTATTTCATGTATTTAGACGAAGAGGAGGAAAAGAAACAATTTATAAATGCTCGAGATTTGGCACAAAATAATAGTACAAAACAGAATGTAGAGACTATAGTAGAGTCGATGTTTTTtcaagcaaaaaaaaattttcttgagttcattgaaaataaaatgaatgccaaaaattttttttatgaagaaAGACATAAGTACACCTATGGctttgaaatatttacattcTTATGGAATAGAAACAATGACTATAACaacaatatttttgaaaaaaatattccattaaatataattaaaaaggagGAAAATCTTACCAGTAACACAGTGTTGTACGGTAATAAGAAGGATAGTGGTAGTATTAACATTATCCATAGCAGCCATCGTGGAAATAGTGACAGTAGTGATAGCCCTGCTAATCTTGACGACGTTTTACTCGTTGAGTTTTTTGAAATAGGAGGTGTTCAATCTTACTCTTATATTAGAAACATCTTTTATGAAAAGCATGATGGAATTTTACTAGTATACGATTCGTCGAATAATAAATCTTATCATAACTTAGTCAAATGGCTATATGAattgtacataaatacaaaacCACCTTCTGACATTTTCTGTAGAGCcaaaaaagagcaaaatCGAATTTGGGAATTCTTTCAGTAtacagaaataaataaaaaaaaaaaaaaaaaaaatagtgatgatataataatatcaccaacaagaaaagaaataaaagagaattatgaaaattattacaatatgaaaaataaaaaatacaatgaGGAAGAAGATCTTTTCTTGTCTGATGAAATTTCAGATATAGAAAAAGGACATATTACACATAAAgaagatattttaaaagggGAAATACCTATAGCTTGTATTGCTacaaaaattgataaaaagaATTCAAAACAAAAACCAGCATTTGTTAAAACACCAAAAAcgtcttatttttataaaatgtttttttcagACCCCTTGTCAAATGAATCTATTTACGGAAATAgagataatttaaaaataaaaaaagaaattttaaaaaaattagaagatCACATTAGTCAAGCGATAGAAATCAAGGCCAGCTCCATTGATTGTGTTGTtgatatagaaaaatttatCAGCTTTTTAAAATGCGTTTACAACAAGAAGTACAACTCACCGAAAACCCATCTTTACCGCTAA
- the PmUG01_11046600 gene encoding conserved Plasmodium protein, unknown function: protein MLDENLSCLLDESDDECVKKNKLKNKKKELDPIRKDIRSESHTNLSNSVLNFNIRNIKNLDNFFKSTNSENANVKNSNNNQDAVNYRNYATYLHSNDNPSFSEDENNQERRTSAIKYVQDRHPHTIDYELVRHPHTIRYEQDRHPHTISYEQERYPHTTNYEQDRKKSVTNYEQDRKKSVTNYEQDRKKSVTNYEQPRKKSATNYEQPRKKSITNRGPSDKNHEQLRKNSSINKLGVNNENAGNGEISEGVSYSYNHTLLNKNEAKQNIRAKEKIILHPPPVKDLSSSIKEKITNSCKFKKNHNEKIQNEGKKRKNFICKEYLLKEKSKEDMMVVTTCNEGKKFSETNFYKEYFITNRINNDETLQEKQIYNNSIITDKFNNSNNCNIYNDMENDAPIIAHDMKKDKCISNIKNNENLNVQVDHNINEISNRSANYNNPSTDNELLIKEKCKGTNIPLLKGDTTESTMLRRYPLKLASIRGNSIGTNTSLNINLPSSSTCMESTELELKIRKNKSQKRKELIYYFSFIKYNSWVKALQILDLPLDPFHLSINAHKYIAANHFNNKCTANNPSNHKSFLYKYNIHNILNNKQFSNYRIERMIIIVKSIRCRSHGFFIVAMDPSGHMPASVHKEVEKEYKKYIDVGSTLILKDVTVFETIDNFPYLIITLRSLVRVIKAEETDYATMERIYNRMYQ from the coding sequence ATGCTTGATGAAAATTTGTCATGTTTGTTAGACGAGAGCGATGATGAATgtgttaagaaaaataaactcaaaaataaaaagaaagaattaGATCCCATCAGGAAAGACATAAGAAGTGAAAGCCATACAAATTTATCAAATTCTGTATTGAACTTTAACATTCgtaatataaagaatttggataatttttttaaaagcacAAACAGTGAGAATGCTAATGTGAagaatagtaataacaatcaGGATGCAGTAAATTATCGTAATTATGCAACTTATCTCCATTCAAATGATAACCCATCATTTAGTGAAGATGAAAATAACCAGGAAAGGCGTACCAGTGCGATTAAGTATGTACAGGACAGACATCCACATACTATAGACTATGAACTAGTGAGACATCCGCATACCATACGTTATGAACAAGACAGGCACCCACACACCATAAGTTATGAACAGGAGAGGTATCCGCACACCACAAATTATGAACAGGACAGGAAAAAAAGTGTTACAAATTATGAACAGGACAGGAAAAAAAGTGTTACAAATTATGAACAGGACAGGAAAAAAAGTGTTACAAATTATGAACAACCCAGGAAAAAAAGTGCTACAAATTATGAACAACCCAGGAAAAAAAGTATCACAAACCGTGGTCCAAGCGATAAAAATCATGAACAGTTAAGGAAAAACTCAAGCATTAACAAACTAGGggttaataatgaaaatgcaGGAAATGGTGAAATTAGTGAAGGAGTGAGCTATTCTTATAACCATACTctgttaaataaaaatgaggCAAAACAGAACATTAGAgcaaaagagaaaattattttgcatCCTCCTCCTGTAAAAGATTTAAGTAGTTcgattaaagaaaaaattacaaatagctgcaaatttaagaaaaatcataatgaaaaaatacaaaatgaaggaaagaaaagaaaaaattttatctgTAAGGAATATCTACTCAAAGAGAAGAGTAAAGAAGATATGATGGTTGTTACTACATGTAATGAGGGGAAAAAATTTTCAGAGACAAATTTTTACAAAGAGTATTTCATAACAAATCGaataaataatgatgaaaCATTGcaagaaaaacaaatatataataatagcataATTACGGACAAATTTAACAATtcaaataattgtaatatatataatgatatgGAAAATGATGCACCCATAATAGCGCATGATATGAAGAAAGATAAGTGtatatcaaatataaaaaataatgaaaatttaaatgtacaGGTAGatcataatataaatgaaatatctAATAGGAGTGCTAATTATAATAACCCTAGTACTGATAATGAACttttaattaaagaaaaatgtaaaggTACGAATATACCTTTATTAAAAGGTGATACAACTGAATCAACTATGTTAAGACGATATCCTTTAAAATTAGCATCAATAAGAGGAAATTCCATAGGCACAAACActtctttaaatattaatttaccTTCATCTAGCACTTGTATGGAATCAACAGAATTGGAACtcaaaattagaaaaaataaaagtcagaaaaggaaagaattaatttactatttctcttttattaaatataattcttggGTAAAAGCTTTACAAATATTAGACTTGCCCCTTGACCCATTTCACCTGAGTATAAATGCACATAAGTATATAGCGGCTAACCACTTTAATAACAAATGCACAGCAAATAACCCCTCTAACCATAAGTcatttctttataaatataatatacacaaCATTTTAAACAATAAACAGTTTTCTAATTATAGAATTGAGCGAATGATAATTATTGTTAAAAGCATAAGATGTCGAAGTCATGGGTTCTTCATCGTAGCTATGGATCCCTCAGGTCATATGCCTGCTTCTGTACATAAAGAAGTtgaaaaggaatataaaaagtacatTGATGTTGGTTCTACTCTAATACTAAAAGATGTAACTGTATTTGAAACGATAGataattttccttatttaataataacattaagAAGTCTTGTTAGAGTTATAAAGGCAGAAGAAACTGATTATGCTACCATGGAAAGAATATATAACCGTATGTATCAGTGA
- the TLP gene encoding TRAP-like protein, putative: protein MRLSAPAFFCSFFFFFFFCSVVGGKSLIEKVTKKGDLDLVLLFDVVVKDIKDSNHVAALKNIVNLGKELLVKSERNVKLTYIVYDNISVETMISVSNNGMLSSVGEDISKISGSKSSFENFRREVLSTSIMQSDRGSQHLKALNYVGLKHFYNSDEESTNMVIMFINSDGDNISQDKTDFNIVHYLLDRKNITLNIITKVNFISSCHYIHNIGPNTNELLRCVLKNSYYSNKVLKHTFEKFYDDLPKNAVCSEWTEWSKCSVTCNMGYHYTKRETPNNIINPQKGLYKRTGKSCLEQRSLIIQECFNTSCDHSLDVCDTEFDLSILVDDSSKILQSFWLKYIVQPIRKLIAHFNINENLVNISLTTFSNDVYNWVDFSSSMSRNRDELLTFLEYCRYNLGGYSKNINKALNFVHDKVLNTNVLRPNAKKVLLVISTAEMDGSTTEQVRQTVEKIKNRYDAQIYYVSLSTAQGQSADASCASSSYSSGGDGGFPSQDGQKNYFFYSQGNLFTIKNTIMDLQKVICQKLSDNTSPSRRKMEAEKDPPQASDATGNTNIAATTDAAASTDAAASRDAATSTDAAASRDAAASTDAAVSRDAAASTDAAASTDAAATTDAAATTDAAASTDAVASTDAAATTDAAATTDAAASTDAAATTDAAASTDAAAITDAAATTDASDEVGERDGPTIEAEENEKESRQKSQTDKIGNLEKIKSYMMKSALSSYSLNEDNDDSIQFKKSRDMFKSINDIDKINNYNKNNNNNDYNNRSNSSNNTSGNNNYYDYDDDDGDEGASTSYRDSIPLRKYKSAYNLAPLPKNKSKNKNLINKLFKILFRKKKKYRIKHVQSDDRDKMKNFIENIKKLDGTDEERDGKEKEIMTQFHSLLEDIFKNARKNSDQAGMSVDTNLDRFDDSDDDNSSNQFSIFPSVDGSYNSHPQGSVSHSWYYINPDAVFNIDSIQEGNIQNKGDNYENKFKQKTETDINILGTNMHDLYDKIREEGTKNKKNKKKKIKKKNKNKNKNISDETTKDGMPSQVDDNLTDTKTYVRRRKRSINFEEGLDDPIERGKECTVADTSSNNFSTNIIKKEGKDVEGHVLHTGKGIDAHSNQQEENTATDSTAGSEHINLENVENLQGNHSSNVPKDKANADTKMDKNKDISSEQQGGNNNAASKSTSDDGTSTSFDGNGSPNDSTCTEPFSRKGKNCKKKKNISKYDIINMFRRKRNLENGFINFSFDNDQASPTRENAPVSSDENEEYEKRKNQLGEVANVASSADTANEETQLLDEKKDTTLSRKNTIAKMNRQNDKDESNIINNTEDSELWNSMNLQWQFEMEDLKNSYMGKKDNRESKDDNENTYTYVYQSAASLILAAILLATASMYYVSKKNNKNSTITGTTDINDFVIITSTPKHQETKDQIIDTMNNMSWK, encoded by the coding sequence ATGAGACTCTCTGCCCCcgcatttttttgttctttttttttttttttttttttttgttctgttGTTGGGGGTAAAAGTTTAATCGAGAAGGTAACGAAAAAGGGAGATCTCGATCtggtattattatttgatgTAGTAGTTAAAGATATAAAAGATAGCAACCATGTAGCGGCTCTAAAAAACATTGTGAACTTAGGAAAAGAGTTGTTAGTCAAGAGTGAAAGGAATGTTAAACTAACGTACATTGTATATGACAACATCAGTGTGGAAACGATGATAAGTGTAAGCAATAATGGAATGCTCAGTAGTGTCGGAGAAGACATTAGTAAAATCAGTGGTAGCAAATCGAGCTTTGAAAATTTCAGAAGGGAAGTGTTGAGCACTAGCATAATGCAGTCGGACAGGGGCTCCCAACATCTGAAGGCACTAAATTATGTGGggttaaaacatttttataattcagaTGAAGAGTCCACAAATATGGTGataatgtttataaattCAGATGGAGATAATATTTCACAAGATAAGACAGATTTTAATATAGTTCATTATTTATTggatagaaaaaatattacactgaatataataactaaagtaaattttatatcCAGTTgtcattatatacataatattggTCCTAATACAAATGAGTTACTAAGATGTGtgttaaaaaattcatattatagtaataaagtattaaaacatacatttgaaaaattttatgatgaTTTACCTAAAAATGCTGTATGTAGTGAATGGACAGAATGGTCTAAATGTTCTGTCACATGTAACATGGGATATCATTATACTAAGAGAGAAACaccaaataatataattaaccCACAAAAGggattatataaaagaacaGGTAAATCTTGTTTAGAACAAAGAAGTTTAATTATACAAGAGTGTTTCAATACTAGTTGTGATCATTCACTAGATGTATGTGACACTGAATTTGATCTGTCCATTTTAGTAGACGATTCttctaaaatattacaaagcTTCtggttaaaatatattgttcaGCCAATTAGAAAATTAATAGCACATTTCAATATTAATGAGAACcttgtaaatatttctttaactACGTTTTCTAATGATGTATATAACTGGGTTGACTTCTCTAGTAGTATGTCTAGAAATAGAGATGAACTACTCACATTCTTAGAATATTGCAGATATAATTTAGGTGgctattcaaaaaatattaataaagcaCTTAACTTTGTTCATGATAAGGTATTAAACACAAATGTATTAAGGCCAAATGCCAAGAAAGTCCTCCTTGTTATCAGCACTGCAGAAATGGATGGCAGCACCACAGAACAAGTCCGACAAACAGTTGAAAAAATCAAGAACCGCTACGATGCGCAGATTTACTACGTTTCGCTCAGCACCGCGCAGGGGCAAAGTGCGGATGCGTCATGCGCTTCCAGTAGTTATAGCAGCGGTGGTGATGGGGGCTTCCCCTCACAAGATGGtcagaaaaattattttttttattcccaAGGAAACTTATTCACTATAAAGAACACAATTATGGATTTACAAAAAGTAATTTGCCAGAAACTTAGCGACAATACTTCTCCGTCGAGAAGGAAAATGGAAGCAGAAAAGGATCCCCCCCAGGCTAGTGATGCTACTGGCAATACCAATATTGCTGCTACTACAGATGCTGCTGCTTCTACCGATGCTGCTGCTTCTAGAGATGCTGCTACTTCTACCGATGCTGCTGCTTCTAGAGATGCTGCTGCTTCTACCGATGCTGCTGTTTCTAGAGATGCTGCTGCTTCTACCGATGCTGCTGCTTCTACCGATGCTGCTGCTACTACAGATGCTGCTGCTACTACAGATGCTGCTGCTTCTACCGATGCTGTTGCTTCTACCGATGCTGCTGCTACTACAGATGCTGCTGCTACTACAGATGCTGCTGCTTCTACCGATGCTGCTGCTACTACAGATGCTGCTGCTTCTACCGATGCTGCTGCTATTACCGATGCTGCTGCTACTACCGATGCCAGTGACGAAGTAGGAGAGCGGGATGGTCCGACCATTGAAGctgaagaaaatgaaaaggaatcCAGACAAAAGAGCCAAACTGATAAGATAggaaatttagaaaaaataaaatcatacATGATGAAAAGTGCATTAAGCTCTTATTCTCTTAATGAGGACAATGATGACAGTATACAATTCAAAAAAAGTAGAGACATGTTTAAGTCAATAAACGATATAGACAAAATAAACAACTACAATAagaacaataacaataatgattataataatagaagtAACAGTAGTAATAACACTAGCggcaataataattattatgactatgatgatgatgatggtGATGAGGGAGCTTCAACAAGTTATCGAGACAGCATCCCTCTGAGGAAGTACAAATCTGCATATAACTTAGCCCCAttaccaaaaaataaaagtaaaaataaaaatttaataaataaattatttaaaatcttgttcaggaaaaaaaaaaaatatcgtATTAAACATGTGCAGTCAGATGATAGAGACAAGATGAAAAActttatagaaaatataaaaaaattggacGGAACAGATGAAGAAAGAGAtggaaaggaaaaagaaataatgacCCAGTTTCATTCTCTTTTAGaggatatatttaaaaatgcaaGAAAAAATTCTGACCAGGCAGGTATGAGTGTAGATACAAATCTAGATCGTTTTGATGATAGCGATGATGATAATTCATCAAATCAGTTTAGTATTTTCCCTTCAGTAGATGGAAGTTACAACTCGCATCCGCAGGGGAGTGTATCCCATAGTTGGTACTATATAAATCCAGATGCAGTTTTCAATATAGACAGTATACAAGAAGGAAACATACAAAACAAAGGTGATAACTATGAAAACAAATTTAAGCAAAAAACAGAAACAGATATAAACATCCTTGGAACCAATATGCACGAtctatatgataaaattagagaagaaggaacaaaaaataaaaagaataaaaaaaagaaaataaaaaaaaaaaataaaaataaaaataaaaacatttcaGACGAAACGACAAAGGATGGCATGCCAAGTCAAGTTGATGATAATTTAACAGACACAAAGACGTATGTACGTAGAAGGAAAAGATCTATAAATTTTGAAGAGGGGTTAGACGACCCCATTGAGAGGGGAAAGGAGTGCACCGTAGCTGATACTAGTAGTAATAACTTTTCAACgaatatcataaaaaaggaaGGTAAGGATGTCGAAGGGCATGTATTACATACTGGAAAAGGAATTGATGCACACTCAAACCAGCAAGAGGAAAATACTGCTACAGATAGTACAGCTGGAAGTGAACACATAAATTTAGAAAACGTCGAAAATTTGCAGGGTAATCATTCGTCTAATGTACCTAAGGACAAAGCCAATGCAGACACAAAGATGGACAAGAATAAAGATATTAGCAGTGAGCAGCAGGGGGGAAACAATAATGCTGCAAGTAAGAGCACAAGTGATGATGGTACTAGTACGAGCTTTGATGGTAACGGCTCTCCCAATGACTCAACGTGCACAGAGCCATTCAGcagaaagggaaaaaattgcaagaaaaaaaaaaatatctctaaatatgatataatcAACATGTTCAGACGCAAACGGAATTTGGAAAATGGCTTTATAAACTTTTCCTTTGACAATGATCAAGCATCACCTACTCGAGAGAATGCCCCTGTGTCGTCtgatgaaaatgaagaatatgaaaaaagaaaaaatcaaCTAGGGGAAGTAGCAAACGTAGCAAGTTCAGCAGACACAGCGAACGAAGAGACACAACTTTTGGACGAGAAAAAAGATACGACGCTATCTAGGAAAAATACAATTGCAAAAATGAATAGACAAAATGATAAGGATGAAAgtaatatcataaataatacaGAAGATTCAGAGTTATGGAATAGTATGAATCTCCAGTGGCAGTTTGAAATGGAAGACCTTAAGAATAGTTATATGggtaaaaaagataatagaGAGAGTAAAGATGACAATGAAAATACATACACTTATGTGTATCAATCAGCTGCTTCACTCATCTTAGCTGCTATTTTACTTGCAACTGCTTCAATGTATTatgtaagtaaaaaaaataataaaaatagcacCATAACAGGTACTACAGATATTAAcgattttgttattataacaTCCACTCCAAAACATCAAGAAACTAAGGATCAGATCATTGACACAATGAATAATATGTCGTGGAAGTAA